The following coding sequences are from one Pasteurellaceae bacterium RH1A window:
- the dppF gene encoding dipeptide ABC transporter ATP-binding protein (Part of the ABC transporter complex DppABCDF involved in the transport of dipeptides), protein MQNTQTPPLLDAVNLKKYYPVKKGMFAKPQLVKAVDGVSFRLERGKTLAVVGESGCGKSTLGRMLTMIESPTEGELFYNGQNFLENDKATQTLRRQKIQIVFQNPYSSLNPRKKVGTILEEPLLINTSLTAKERKEQVLEMMAKVGLKPEFYNRYPHMFSGGQRQRIAIARGLMLKPDIVVADEPVSALDVSVRAQVLNLMMDLQEEMGLSYVFISHDLSVVEHIADEVMVMYLGRCVEQGDTQTLFNNPRHPYTQALLSATPRLDPNQRRERIKLTGELPSPLNPPKGCAFHARCWKATERCKVEQPVLETLNDSTRIACFNL, encoded by the coding sequence ATTATCCTGTTAAGAAGGGCATGTTTGCCAAACCGCAATTAGTCAAGGCGGTTGATGGCGTCTCCTTCCGCCTAGAACGGGGCAAAACCCTGGCTGTGGTGGGTGAGTCTGGCTGTGGTAAATCCACCCTGGGCCGCATGCTGACTATGATTGAAAGCCCAACCGAAGGCGAGCTCTTCTACAATGGTCAAAATTTTTTAGAGAATGATAAGGCCACCCAAACCCTGCGTCGCCAGAAGATCCAGATCGTTTTCCAAAATCCCTATTCCTCCCTCAACCCTCGCAAAAAGGTGGGGACGATTTTGGAAGAGCCACTCTTGATCAACACCAGCCTAACCGCCAAGGAACGCAAGGAGCAGGTGCTGGAAATGATGGCCAAGGTCGGGCTAAAACCTGAGTTCTACAACCGCTATCCGCATATGTTCTCAGGCGGCCAACGCCAGCGGATCGCCATTGCCCGGGGGCTTATGCTCAAGCCGGATATTGTGGTGGCCGATGAACCGGTTTCCGCCTTAGACGTATCCGTACGGGCCCAGGTGCTGAATTTGATGATGGACCTGCAGGAAGAGATGGGCCTGTCCTATGTCTTTATCTCCCACGATCTCTCTGTGGTAGAACATATTGCCGATGAAGTGATGGTTATGTACTTGGGCCGTTGTGTGGAGCAGGGCGACACCCAAACCCTCTTTAATAACCCTCGCCACCCTTACACCCAGGCCCTACTTTCGGCCACACCAAGGCTGGATCCCAACCAACGGCGGGAGCGGATTAAGCTGACTGGCGAATTGCCAAGCCCGCTTAATCCCCCTAAGGGCTGTGCCTTTCATGCCCGTTGTTGGAAGGCGACGGAACGCTGCAAGGTGGAGCAACCCGTGCTTGAAACCTTAAATGATAGCACTAGAATTGCGTGTTTTAACCTCTAA
- a CDS encoding lipid A biosynthesis (KDO)2-(lauroyl)-lipid IVA acyltransferase gives MSRLTAQVGYQHGFSKAFLHPKYWGVWLGILALIILAYVPFRLRDKFAAFIGKRTACFAKKQTHRADINLRYCFPEWSAEKRAEVIEKMFVTVAQTMLSIGEIAVRPTKRLQARSEFIGLDHVRKARQAGKNVILLVPHTWSIDASGIIMHTHGMAMTSMYNPHRNPLVDWLWNRTRERFGGKMHARQNGIKPFLADVKKGELGYFLPDEDYGEALSVYVPFFATEKATLPGLNKMARVTNAVVIPMFPIYDAERGKYLIEILPPMEFDGSPEQSARQMNEAIEYFVTKHPEQYVWILRLLKTQRDGRDIYAQ, from the coding sequence ATGTCACGTTTAACTGCCCAAGTGGGCTACCAGCACGGCTTTTCCAAGGCCTTCCTCCACCCCAAATATTGGGGTGTGTGGCTGGGGATTTTGGCCTTGATTATCTTAGCCTATGTCCCCTTCCGCCTGCGGGATAAATTTGCAGCTTTTATCGGAAAACGTACCGCTTGTTTTGCCAAAAAACAAACCCACCGTGCTGATATCAATCTGCGTTACTGCTTTCCTGAGTGGTCGGCAGAAAAACGGGCTGAGGTGATTGAAAAGATGTTTGTTACCGTGGCCCAAACCATGCTGTCTATTGGCGAAATTGCGGTGCGACCCACCAAACGTCTGCAAGCCCGCTCGGAGTTTATTGGGTTGGATCATGTGAGAAAAGCCCGCCAGGCAGGCAAGAATGTTATCTTGTTGGTGCCGCATACCTGGTCTATTGACGCCTCTGGCATCATTATGCATACCCATGGCATGGCCATGACCTCCATGTACAATCCCCACCGCAATCCGCTGGTCGATTGGCTTTGGAACCGTACCCGTGAACGCTTTGGCGGCAAAATGCACGCCCGCCAAAATGGTATCAAACCTTTTTTAGCGGATGTTAAAAAGGGCGAGCTCGGTTATTTCCTGCCTGACGAAGACTATGGCGAGGCGCTAAGCGTTTATGTCCCCTTCTTCGCCACGGAAAAAGCCACCCTGCCAGGCCTCAATAAAATGGCACGGGTTACCAATGCAGTTGTTATTCCCATGTTTCCCATTTATGATGCAGAACGTGGAAAATACCTGATTGAAATCCTGCCCCCTATGGAATTTGACGGCAGCCCCGAGCAATCAGCCCGCCAAATGAATGAGGCTATTGAGTATTTTGTTACCAAACATCCTGAACAATATGTTTGGATCCTGCGCCTGCTTAAAACCCAGCGGGATGGCAGGGATATTTATGCCCAATAG
- the murD gene encoding UDP-N-acetylmuramoyl-L-alanine--D-glutamate ligase (UDP-N-acetylmuramoylalanine--D-glutamate ligase; involved in peptidoglycan biosynthesis; cytoplasmic; catalyzes the addition of glutamate to the nucleotide precursor UDP-N-acetylmuramoyl-L-alanine during cell wall formation): MTSQYQNKTITIIGLGKTGLSCVTYLADKGAKLQVIDTRENPAGADQLPAHIPLHTGGLNLDWLLASDLIVISPGLAVATPEIQQAIAQGVEVVGDIELFCREAEAPIIAITGSNGKSTVTSLTADMAQQAGLKVGMGGNIGVPALSLLEEDYDLYVLELSSFQLETTYSLKAKAATVLNISEDHMDRYDSLEHYRQAKLRIYQNAEHIIVNGEDSQTYPDQAVKNLIRFAEHNAEYTLRNGQLFAGETAIIGCKQMKLTGRHNQMNALAALALAEAAGVPREGIIKALQTYGGLDHRFQPVPTQDGVSWINDSKATNVGSTVAALNGLQVAGTLYLLLGGDGKDADFTELKPLINKPNIICYCFGQDGAKLAQLSSQSVLVETMQEAVEQIRPRLKAGDMVLLSPACASLDQFPNFEVRGKVFSQLAQGVC; the protein is encoded by the coding sequence ATGACAAGTCAATATCAGAACAAAACCATTACCATCATTGGGCTAGGCAAAACAGGCCTGTCTTGTGTCACTTACTTGGCCGATAAAGGCGCCAAGTTACAGGTTATCGACACTCGGGAAAACCCAGCAGGAGCCGATCAGCTGCCTGCCCATATTCCCTTGCACACAGGCGGCCTCAACCTAGATTGGCTTTTAGCCTCCGATCTGATTGTGATTAGCCCCGGCTTGGCTGTGGCCACGCCTGAAATCCAGCAAGCTATTGCTCAGGGCGTGGAAGTGGTGGGTGATATTGAACTTTTCTGCCGAGAAGCCGAGGCCCCCATCATTGCCATTACGGGGTCTAACGGCAAGAGTACGGTGACCAGCCTGACGGCGGACATGGCCCAGCAGGCCGGCCTCAAGGTCGGTATGGGGGGCAACATTGGCGTGCCAGCTCTCAGCCTTTTGGAAGAAGACTACGATCTCTATGTTTTGGAGCTGTCTAGTTTCCAACTGGAAACCACCTATTCCCTCAAGGCCAAGGCTGCCACCGTGCTTAATATCAGCGAAGATCACATGGATCGCTACGACAGCTTAGAACACTACCGCCAGGCCAAGTTGCGGATTTACCAAAATGCCGAACATATCATCGTAAACGGCGAAGACAGCCAAACCTACCCTGATCAAGCGGTCAAAAATCTTATTCGTTTTGCAGAACATAATGCAGAATATACCCTGCGTAATGGCCAGCTCTTTGCTGGCGAAACCGCCATCATTGGCTGCAAGCAGATGAAGCTGACCGGCCGCCATAACCAGATGAACGCCCTGGCTGCCCTTGCCTTGGCGGAAGCGGCGGGTGTGCCAAGAGAAGGCATTATCAAGGCCCTGCAAACCTACGGTGGCCTGGATCACCGCTTCCAACCTGTGCCAACTCAAGATGGCGTGAGTTGGATCAACGACTCCAAGGCCACCAATGTGGGCAGCACCGTGGCTGCCCTCAACGGCTTACAGGTGGCCGGCACCCTCTATCTCCTCCTAGGTGGTGATGGAAAGGATGCCGATTTCACCGAGCTCAAACCCCTTATCAACAAGCCCAATATCATTTGCTATTGCTTCGGCCAAGATGGGGCCAAATTGGCCCAATTAAGCAGCCAAAGTGTGCTGGTAGAAACTATGCAGGAGGCAGTAGAGCAGATCCGCCCTCGCCTCAAAGCAGGCGATATGGTCTTGCTCTCGCCCGCCTGTGCAAGTCTAGATCAGTTCCCGAATTTTGAAGTGCGGGGCAAGGTCTTTAGCCAATTAGCCCAAGGAGTTTGCTGA
- a CDS encoding transposase: MVFIDSSTKKVVYHQIVKTEKDIYYKKAMNRLRERNYIIQSVTCDGRRGLLKDLFNTPTQMCQFHLVAIVMRALRKKHQSHAGRELKSIIKTLKTSSKNEFYLKIYEWKRKHQEFLSERSDKPNEKGKYPYKHRSVRSAAASIKRYYEYIFTYEKYPELNIEKTTNRIEGLFKELKDKLRPHSGLTRKHKILFIQDFLNKKSW; this comes from the coding sequence ATGGTGTTTATTGATAGCTCTACAAAAAAGGTGGTTTATCACCAAATAGTCAAAACAGAAAAAGATATCTATTACAAGAAGGCCATGAACCGTTTAAGGGAAAGAAATTATATTATTCAATCAGTTACCTGTGATGGGCGTAGAGGCCTCTTAAAAGATTTGTTCAATACACCAACACAGATGTGTCAGTTTCATCTTGTAGCAATCGTAATGAGGGCATTGAGAAAGAAACATCAATCACATGCAGGAAGAGAATTAAAAAGTATTATTAAGACGCTTAAAACCAGCTCTAAAAATGAATTTTATTTAAAAATATATGAATGGAAGAGAAAACACCAGGAGTTTTTAAGTGAACGGTCAGATAAACCAAATGAAAAAGGGAAATACCCTTATAAACATCGAAGTGTAAGAAGTGCTGCTGCGAGTATTAAGCGTTATTATGAATATATTTTTACTTATGAGAAATATCCTGAATTAAATATTGAAAAGACAACAAATAGGATTGAAGGTTTATTTAAGGAACTAAAAGACAAATTACGTCCGCACAGCGGTTTAACAAGAAAGCATAAGATCTTGTTTATACAGGACTTTTTGAACAAAAAGAGTTGGTAA
- a CDS encoding transcriptional regulator, giving the protein MSVEQTIIAKLTAEFAPSVLNIENESHMHSSGRGSESHFKVTLVTEQFSAMRTVARHRAVYACLAHELENGVHALALHTYSPQEWQEMGGLVPKSPNCLGIGQ; this is encoded by the coding sequence ATGTCTGTTGAACAAACAATTATTGCCAAATTGACGGCAGAATTTGCACCTAGTGTATTAAATATTGAGAACGAAAGCCATATGCACAGCTCTGGTCGGGGTTCAGAATCTCATTTTAAGGTGACTCTTGTCACTGAACAATTTAGTGCCATGCGGACGGTTGCCCGCCATCGGGCGGTTTATGCCTGCCTGGCTCATGAGCTGGAAAATGGGGTACACGCCCTGGCCTTGCACACTTATTCGCCACAAGAATGGCAGGAAATGGGCGGCCTTGTGCCTAAATCGCCTAATTGCTTGGGAATTGGTCAGTAA
- a CDS encoding tyrosine transporter, with protein MLKNKTLGSALMIAGTTIGAGMLAMPLTSAGMGFGFTAFLLVLIWLVLTFSGLLFAEVYQTAKQKDDGVASLAEQYFGMGGRAISTISLLVLLYALSAAYITGGGSLLSGLLPDFEYKLETAIILFTAILGAFVVLGTSSVDGITRVLFMGKIAAFAFVLFMLLPKASVDNLMALPLDYAFVLSAAPVFVTSFGYHIIMGSVNNYLDGDTKRFRTAIILGTSIPLTAYLLWQLATHGVLSQSEFVVLLQDDPTLNGLVNATRQITGSNLMGEVVRIFSSLALITSFLGVMLGVFEGLRDLFKRFGMANNRLVISIAAFTPPLAFALFYPQGFIFALGFAGIICAFYLIMLPIGLAYRTRKAHPNLPYRVAGGNLSLILGMIFAFAVIIIPFLSEAGILPKVAG; from the coding sequence ATGTTAAAAAATAAAACCCTCGGCAGTGCCTTGATGATTGCAGGCACAACCATTGGTGCCGGCATGTTGGCCATGCCGCTAACCTCCGCAGGTATGGGCTTCGGCTTCACCGCCTTTTTGTTGGTGCTGATTTGGCTGGTGCTGACCTTTAGTGGCCTGCTCTTTGCCGAAGTCTATCAAACCGCCAAACAGAAAGACGATGGCGTGGCTAGCCTGGCCGAACAATATTTCGGCATGGGCGGCCGGGCCATTTCTACCATCAGCCTTTTGGTCTTGCTCTATGCCCTTTCAGCAGCCTATATCACGGGCGGCGGCTCCCTCTTATCAGGCCTCCTGCCCGATTTTGAATACAAACTGGAAACAGCCATCATCTTATTTACGGCCATTCTCGGTGCTTTTGTGGTCTTGGGGACTAGCTCGGTGGATGGCATTACCCGTGTGCTCTTTATGGGTAAGATTGCTGCCTTTGCCTTCGTGCTCTTTATGCTCCTGCCTAAGGCTTCTGTGGATAACCTCATGGCCCTGCCGCTGGATTACGCCTTTGTTTTGTCCGCCGCCCCTGTTTTTGTGACCTCCTTTGGCTACCACATCATTATGGGCAGTGTGAACAATTATCTTGATGGCGACACCAAACGCTTCCGCACCGCCATTATCTTGGGCACCTCTATTCCGCTGACTGCCTACCTACTTTGGCAATTAGCCACCCATGGGGTGCTGAGCCAGTCTGAATTCGTGGTATTACTGCAAGATGATCCAACCCTCAACGGCCTGGTCAATGCCACCCGCCAAATTACCGGCAGTAACCTCATGGGCGAAGTGGTGCGAATCTTCTCCTCCCTGGCCTTGATTACCTCTTTCTTGGGCGTAATGTTGGGTGTGTTTGAGGGTTTAAGAGATCTCTTTAAACGTTTTGGCATGGCCAACAACCGTTTGGTTATTAGCATTGCTGCCTTTACGCCGCCGCTGGCCTTTGCCCTCTTTTACCCACAAGGCTTTATCTTCGCCCTGGGCTTTGCAGGCATTATTTGTGCCTTCTACCTAATTATGTTGCCGATTGGCCTGGCCTACCGCACCCGTAAAGCCCATCCAAACCTGCCTTATCGGGTAGCAGGCGGCAACCTTTCTCTAATTTTGGGGATGATTTTTGCCTTTGCGGTTATTATTATTCCTTTCTTAAGTGAGGCAGGGATTTTGCCTAAAGTGGCAGGCTAA
- a CDS encoding PTS maltose transporter subunit IIBC (phosphoenolpyruvate-dependent sugar phosphotransferase system; catalyzes the phosphorylation of incoming sugar substrates concomitant with their translocation across the cell membrane; IIB is phosphorylated by IIA and then transfers the phosphoryl group to the sugar; IIC forms the translocation channel), with the protein MNFPQIAQQVIDKLGGKANITSAAHCATRLRLVIADETKIDKEAIENIDGVKGQFSVAGQYQIIFGSGTVNKVHAEMVKLLGLGDMSTAEVAAAGAQKQGFLQGLVKGLADIFVPIIPAIVAGGLLMGIHSMLTSIGFFWEGHSVVTKYPGIADLVDFINTIANAPFVFLPVLLGFSATRKFGGNPYLGAALGMLLVHPALADGWNYAKTLMEGGIKYWNIFGFEIEKVGYQGTVIPTLVSAWVLATLEKGFRKFVPSYLDNLVTPLCSLFIAGVLAFTVIGPIGREAGSLISAGLTWLYDSMGFVGGAIFGTFYAPIVITGMHQTFIAVETQLLAEVANTGGTFIFPIAAMSNIAQGAACLGVAFALKDAKVRGLAIPSGVSALLGITEPAMFGVNLRYRSPFIAAMIGAGTASAFIAFFNVKAIALGAAGLIGIPSIKPDSLAMYSVGMVISFVIAFSLSVILTKRSANKA; encoded by the coding sequence ATGAACTTTCCTCAAATCGCCCAACAAGTGATCGACAAACTTGGTGGCAAAGCTAACATTACCTCCGCAGCTCACTGTGCAACCCGCTTGCGTTTAGTGATTGCAGATGAAACTAAAATTGATAAAGAAGCCATTGAAAATATTGATGGCGTAAAAGGCCAGTTCTCAGTGGCCGGCCAATACCAAATCATCTTCGGTTCTGGTACGGTGAATAAGGTACACGCCGAAATGGTTAAGTTACTCGGCCTGGGCGATATGAGCACGGCTGAAGTAGCCGCTGCCGGTGCCCAAAAACAAGGCTTCTTACAAGGCCTAGTCAAGGGCTTGGCTGACATATTCGTGCCAATCATCCCAGCCATCGTAGCCGGCGGTTTGCTCATGGGTATCCACTCCATGCTTACCTCCATCGGCTTCTTCTGGGAAGGCCATTCAGTCGTAACTAAATACCCGGGCATTGCTGACCTGGTTGACTTTATCAACACCATCGCCAACGCCCCATTCGTTTTCTTACCGGTTCTTTTAGGCTTCTCTGCCACCCGTAAATTCGGTGGTAACCCTTATTTGGGTGCGGCACTGGGTATGCTTTTAGTTCACCCTGCTCTAGCAGATGGTTGGAACTATGCCAAAACCCTGATGGAAGGCGGTATTAAATACTGGAACATCTTTGGTTTTGAAATCGAAAAAGTAGGCTACCAAGGCACCGTTATCCCAACCCTGGTTTCTGCCTGGGTACTGGCCACCCTTGAAAAGGGCTTCCGCAAGTTCGTACCAAGCTACTTAGATAACCTGGTTACCCCGCTTTGCTCCCTCTTTATTGCAGGTGTGCTCGCCTTTACCGTAATTGGCCCTATCGGCCGTGAAGCAGGCTCCCTCATTTCAGCCGGCCTCACCTGGTTATACGACAGCATGGGCTTTGTGGGCGGTGCGATTTTTGGTACCTTCTATGCCCCAATCGTGATTACTGGTATGCACCAAACCTTTATTGCGGTGGAAACCCAGCTTCTTGCAGAAGTGGCCAACACGGGCGGCACCTTTATCTTCCCAATCGCTGCTATGTCTAACATTGCCCAGGGTGCGGCCTGTTTAGGTGTAGCCTTTGCCCTTAAAGATGCTAAGGTGCGTGGTTTGGCCATTCCATCTGGTGTGTCTGCCCTCCTTGGTATTACTGAACCTGCCATGTTCGGGGTCAACCTCCGCTACCGCAGCCCGTTTATCGCCGCCATGATTGGTGCAGGTACAGCCTCTGCCTTTATCGCCTTCTTCAACGTGAAAGCAATTGCCCTTGGTGCAGCAGGCCTCATCGGTATTCCGTCTATCAAACCAGACAGCCTGGCCATGTACTCTGTGGGTATGGTGATTTCCTTTGTAATTGCCTTTAGCCTTTCAGTTATCCTAACCAAGCGTTCAGCCAATAAGGCCTAA
- a CDS encoding carbon starvation protein CstA: protein MLWFFFCVGLLVLGYFVYGKIIEKIFVINPNKTTPAYAMRDGVDYMPMSKTRIWLIQLLNIAGTGPIFGPILGALYGPVAMLWIVLGCIFAGAVHDYFCGMLSVRNGGASMPNLAGKYLGAPVKAFINLLAVVLLLLVGVVFVASPAQLLSTITMDVFGAASTGLSLNNAEEVHQAVAASNITVWGMDKPTVIVLWTTIIFCYYILATLLPIDKIIGRIYPIFGALLLFMSVGMVYGLVTADLNSADPISFYRSVDGMSFEKFFMNFETRPELPLWPLLFLTISCGALSGFHATQTPLMARCAENEKEGRFIFYGAMITEGVIALVWCAVGLSFYDDLTGLLEAIKAGSPSKVVYDSSMHFLGFIGGIFAVLGVVVLPITSGDTAFRAARLIIAEFFKVEQRTLAKRLMIAIPLFAIGFIVSKIDFSILWRYFTWANQTTAMVMLWTAAAYLYRYNKFHWVCTVPATFISTVCFTYLAYNKIGFGLDYQLSVYIGLGITAACLIAFFTLLKPMGNRDEDAYVDDSKEFAK, encoded by the coding sequence ATGTTATGGTTTTTCTTCTGCGTTGGTTTACTGGTACTCGGTTATTTCGTGTACGGTAAAATCATCGAAAAAATCTTCGTTATCAACCCGAACAAGACCACACCAGCTTACGCCATGCGTGATGGAGTGGACTATATGCCAATGTCCAAAACTCGGATTTGGCTCATTCAATTACTCAACATTGCTGGCACCGGCCCGATTTTCGGCCCAATCCTTGGTGCCCTTTATGGCCCTGTTGCCATGTTGTGGATCGTTCTCGGCTGTATCTTCGCAGGTGCAGTGCACGACTACTTCTGCGGGATGTTAAGTGTGCGTAACGGCGGGGCTTCCATGCCAAACCTTGCGGGCAAATACTTAGGTGCGCCTGTTAAAGCCTTTATCAACCTGCTTGCCGTTGTACTTCTACTCTTAGTGGGTGTGGTATTCGTTGCCAGCCCAGCACAATTATTAAGCACCATCACCATGGACGTTTTCGGTGCTGCCTCAACTGGCCTTTCTCTTAACAATGCAGAAGAAGTGCATCAAGCCGTTGCTGCCAGCAACATTACTGTATGGGGCATGGACAAGCCAACGGTGATTGTACTTTGGACAACCATTATCTTCTGCTACTACATCTTAGCCACCCTGCTTCCGATTGATAAAATCATTGGCCGCATCTACCCAATCTTCGGTGCCCTCCTACTCTTTATGTCTGTAGGTATGGTTTATGGCTTGGTGACTGCTGATTTAAACTCTGCTGATCCAATTTCCTTCTACCGTTCAGTCGATGGCATGAGCTTTGAAAAATTCTTTATGAACTTTGAAACTCGCCCAGAGTTACCACTTTGGCCACTGCTCTTCTTAACCATCTCTTGTGGTGCATTGTCAGGCTTCCACGCCACTCAAACCCCACTCATGGCTCGTTGTGCAGAAAACGAAAAAGAAGGTCGCTTCATTTTCTATGGTGCCATGATCACTGAAGGTGTGATTGCCCTTGTATGGTGTGCGGTTGGTTTGAGCTTCTACGATGACCTCACAGGTCTTTTAGAAGCCATCAAAGCAGGTTCACCATCTAAAGTGGTTTACGACTCTTCCATGCACTTCTTAGGCTTTATCGGTGGTATCTTCGCCGTACTAGGTGTTGTGGTGCTCCCAATCACCTCAGGTGACACAGCCTTCCGTGCAGCCCGCCTAATTATTGCAGAGTTCTTCAAGGTTGAACAACGCACCCTGGCTAAACGTCTGATGATTGCGATTCCATTATTTGCGATTGGCTTTATTGTGTCAAAAATCGACTTCTCAATCCTTTGGCGCTACTTCACCTGGGCCAACCAAACCACAGCTATGGTGATGTTATGGACGGCAGCAGCCTACCTCTACCGCTATAACAAGTTCCACTGGGTATGCACCGTGCCAGCCACCTTCATCAGCACAGTCTGCTTTACCTATCTGGCCTACAACAAAATTGGTTTCGGCTTAGACTACCAACTTTCTGTTTACATCGGCCTAGGCATTACCGCAGCCTGCCTCATCGCCTTCTTCACCCTGCTCAAACCAATGGGCAACCGTGATGAAGATGCTTATGTGGATGACAGCAAAGAATTCGCCAAATAA
- a CDS encoding o-succinylbenzoate synthase — MRQAKLYSYSIPFQSSLILRGREISHRQGLILHLEQGNLQGWGEIAPLVGFSQESLEEATEQAIDWCRAWQTGQAEGDLDRLVPSVAFGISCALAELDQSLGLEADFGTVPLCLSELDFPKLEQARLAKIKVGLQAVEKEGKFANDLLNRLPQLKLRLDANRKWSLEQALAFAQEIEAHNRTRFDFIEEPCPSPDLSRNFAQQTGLPLAWDESVREPGFIVRAEPHLSALVLKPSLIGSLDRCIHLIQQAHQAGLQAVISSSLESSLGLTQLARIAKQYTPETLAGLDTLNLMGCQIIRGWQGRGLPIVGVDGLIRLF, encoded by the coding sequence ATGCGACAAGCCAAACTTTATTCCTACTCCATCCCCTTTCAAAGCAGTCTTATTCTAAGAGGGCGGGAAATCAGCCACCGCCAGGGCCTGATCCTGCATCTGGAGCAGGGTAATTTGCAAGGATGGGGCGAAATTGCCCCGCTTGTCGGTTTTAGTCAAGAAAGTCTAGAAGAGGCGACAGAACAGGCCATAGATTGGTGCCGGGCCTGGCAGACAGGGCAGGCCGAAGGCGATTTGGATAGGCTGGTTCCCTCTGTGGCCTTTGGAATTAGCTGTGCCTTGGCTGAACTTGACCAAAGCTTGGGGCTTGAGGCCGATTTTGGCACCGTTCCCCTCTGCTTGTCTGAACTGGATTTTCCTAAATTAGAACAGGCAAGACTGGCCAAAATTAAGGTCGGCCTGCAAGCGGTAGAAAAAGAAGGAAAATTTGCAAATGATCTCCTCAACCGCCTGCCCCAGCTAAAACTGCGTTTAGATGCCAACCGCAAATGGAGCCTAGAGCAGGCTCTGGCCTTTGCCCAAGAAATTGAGGCCCATAACCGTACTCGCTTTGATTTTATTGAAGAACCTTGCCCCAGCCCTGATCTCTCCCGCAATTTTGCCCAACAAACAGGCCTCCCACTAGCCTGGGATGAAAGTGTCAGGGAGCCTGGTTTTATTGTGCGGGCAGAGCCTCACTTATCCGCCCTGGTGCTTAAGCCTAGCCTGATAGGTTCTCTTGATAGATGTATCCATTTAATTCAGCAAGCTCATCAAGCAGGCTTGCAGGCCGTGATAAGCTCTAGCCTTGAAAGCTCCTTGGGCCTGACCCAACTGGCCCGTATAGCCAAGCAATACACGCCTGAAACCCTTGCAGGCTTAGATACCTTAAATTTGATGGGCTGCCAAATAATCAGAGGCTGGCAGGGGAGGGGGTTGCCGATTGTGGGAGTGGATGGGTTAATTAGGCTCTTCTAA